Proteins from a single region of Chryseobacterium sp. T16E-39:
- a CDS encoding serine hydrolase domain-containing protein: MKKHNIILVLAVFAFLFSCKKKSEIKESVTENVTNLPNYGNVDLSKVFTKADDQLSDKASLVQYIDQYYKKVWDAGDLSGGILVAKGDDILYENYRGFGREGNQMPIDKNTPLHVASVSKTMTAMAMMKLIEAGKIKLTDHLTQYFPGFPYPNVTVQNLLSQRSGLPKYEYFITKIQPAPAELSKAFITNQDVLDMIIRYKPELARDTNTGFMYCNTNFALLALLIEKITKTPFPQAMKEMVFAPLKMKNTYIFQEKDIPTAAQSFYYGRGKLYPLDRLDLIYGDKNVYTTPRDLFNFSKAMYSKDFLKPELMQMVFTPYSNEKAGMNNYGLGFRMKIFDNGEKLTYHNGWWHGTNSVFAHLLNSKVTIVAIGNKYSNRVYTALALSGLFEDFPLQKDKLHSVMNDNQDSLKNGHEVFGE, encoded by the coding sequence ATGAAGAAGCACAATATTATCCTTGTTTTAGCTGTTTTTGCATTCCTGTTTTCCTGTAAGAAAAAATCCGAAATTAAAGAGTCTGTAACTGAAAATGTTACCAATCTTCCCAATTATGGAAATGTGGATCTGAGCAAGGTGTTTACAAAAGCAGATGATCAGCTTTCTGATAAGGCTTCTTTGGTTCAGTATATCGATCAGTATTACAAAAAGGTATGGGACGCAGGTGATTTAAGTGGTGGAATATTGGTAGCTAAAGGGGACGATATCCTATACGAAAATTACAGAGGATTCGGAAGGGAAGGGAATCAAATGCCTATCGATAAAAATACACCTTTGCATGTCGCATCAGTTTCAAAAACAATGACGGCAATGGCCATGATGAAATTGATTGAAGCGGGTAAAATAAAACTAACAGATCATCTAACACAATATTTCCCGGGATTTCCATATCCTAATGTTACTGTTCAAAACTTATTATCACAGAGAAGTGGTCTTCCGAAGTATGAATACTTTATTACTAAGATCCAGCCGGCTCCTGCCGAACTATCAAAAGCATTTATTACCAATCAGGATGTATTAGATATGATCATCAGATATAAACCTGAATTGGCAAGAGATACGAATACAGGGTTTATGTATTGTAATACCAACTTTGCTCTGCTGGCACTGTTAATAGAAAAAATAACGAAGACTCCTTTTCCTCAGGCAATGAAAGAGATGGTCTTTGCACCATTAAAGATGAAAAATACCTATATTTTTCAGGAGAAAGATATTCCAACAGCAGCACAGTCTTTTTACTACGGACGTGGTAAGCTATATCCTTTAGACAGGCTTGATCTTATTTACGGAGATAAAAACGTATATACTACGCCAAGAGATCTTTTTAACTTTTCTAAAGCAATGTATTCTAAAGATTTTCTGAAACCAGAATTGATGCAGATGGTTTTCACCCCTTACAGTAATGAAAAAGCGGGAATGAACAATTATGGATTAGGTTTCAGGATGAAGATCTTTGACAATGGTGAGAAGTTGACCTATCATAACGGATGGTGGCATGGAACGAATTCTGTTTTTGCCCATTTACTTAATTCAAAAGTAACGATTGTGGCAATCGGAAATAAATATTCCAACAGGGTTTATACCGCATTGGCTTTATCCGGGTTATTCGAAGATTTCCCTTTGCAAAAAGATAAGCTTCATAGTGTAATGAATGATAATCAGGATTCTTTAAAAAACGGACATGAAGTTTTTGGAGAATAA
- a CDS encoding acyl-CoA thioesterase codes for MAKKIKKASDSLTIMTNIVLPNETNSLRNLFGGELLAKMDRCASISAARHCERRVVTASVNHVSFNHPIPEGGIVILESKVSRAFSTSMEVYVDVWLDDPINQKKIHTNEGIYTFVAVDEFNRPIPIPEMIPETEEEKERFAAAFRRKELSLILSGRMKPLESVELKKLFQEPK; via the coding sequence ATGGCAAAAAAAATAAAAAAAGCGTCAGATTCTCTGACAATTATGACGAATATCGTTCTTCCGAATGAAACAAACTCTTTAAGAAACCTTTTTGGCGGTGAGCTTTTAGCAAAAATGGATCGTTGTGCATCAATTTCTGCAGCAAGACATTGCGAGAGAAGAGTGGTGACAGCATCGGTGAACCATGTTTCTTTTAATCATCCGATTCCTGAAGGAGGTATTGTAATTCTGGAATCAAAAGTTTCAAGAGCATTTTCTACTTCTATGGAGGTGTATGTAGATGTTTGGTTAGACGATCCGATTAATCAGAAAAAAATTCATACCAATGAAGGGATTTATACTTTCGTTGCTGTAGATGAATTTAACCGCCCGATCCCGATCCCGGAAATGATTCCTGAAACTGAAGAGGAAAAAGAAAGATTTGCAGCAGCTTTCCGTAGAAAAGAACTTTCATTAATTCTTTCCGGTAGAATGAAACCTTTGGAATCTGTGGAACTTAAGAAATTATTCCAGGAACCAAAATAA
- a CDS encoding 2-hydroxyacid dehydrogenase — translation MKILLLDKNHPLITEQLLAKNFILEEDFTSSYDEVCHKIHHYDGVIIRSRIPLDKNFLEKGKNLKFIARVGAGMENIDIPVAEKLEIQLINSPEGNRDSVAEHVVGMLLILMHRLFIASQEVKNGIWLREENRGDELLGKTVGLIGYGNMGKATAKRLSGFGCKVIFHDILLGLSDEYGTQVSLKELQEQAEVLSLHIPLTDQSYYLVDGPFISDMKNDFYFVNTARGKNIETKSLVEALKAGKIKGACLDVLEYEKSSFENLEIGENEDLQYLLESEKVLVTPHIAGWTHQSKEKLAQVIVDKILRL, via the coding sequence ATGAAAATCCTCCTTTTAGATAAAAACCATCCCCTAATTACAGAGCAGCTTCTAGCAAAAAACTTTATTTTAGAAGAGGACTTCACGTCTTCTTATGATGAGGTTTGCCATAAAATACACCACTACGATGGTGTCATTATAAGAAGCAGAATTCCTTTGGATAAAAACTTTCTTGAAAAAGGAAAAAACCTGAAATTTATTGCAAGGGTCGGAGCCGGGATGGAAAATATTGATATTCCCGTTGCGGAAAAGTTAGAAATTCAATTGATCAATTCTCCGGAAGGAAATAGAGATTCAGTAGCTGAACATGTTGTGGGAATGCTATTGATTTTGATGCATCGCCTTTTTATTGCTTCTCAGGAAGTGAAAAATGGAATTTGGTTGCGTGAAGAAAACAGAGGGGATGAATTGCTTGGAAAAACAGTGGGTTTAATTGGTTATGGAAACATGGGAAAAGCTACGGCAAAAAGACTTTCAGGGTTCGGCTGTAAAGTAATTTTCCATGATATTTTACTAGGTCTTTCTGATGAATATGGAACACAGGTTTCTTTAAAAGAACTGCAAGAGCAAGCTGAGGTTTTAAGCTTACATATTCCTTTAACCGATCAATCTTATTATCTGGTCGACGGTCCGTTTATTTCTGATATGAAAAACGATTTCTATTTTGTAAATACTGCAAGAGGAAAAAATATTGAAACTAAAAGCCTAGTTGAGGCGTTGAAGGCTGGAAAAATAAAGGGTGCCTGTCTTGATGTTCTTGAATATGAAAAGTCTTCTTTCGAAAATTTAGAAATAGGAGAAAATGAAGATCTTCAATATCTTTTGGAATCCGAAAAGGTACTTGTAACACCACATATCGCAGGATGGACTCATCAGAGTAAGGAGAAGCTGGCACAGGTAATTGTGGATAAAATTCTAAGATTGTGA
- a CDS encoding NUDIX hydrolase, with protein sequence MKILKYCPNCGKESLHWDGEKKWSCPLCSFTLYNNVAGAVAVVIRHHDEVYLTRRNQDPKKGKLDLAGGFVDPRESAEETCKRELFEELQLNIDISNLQYITSLPNIYQYKEIDYNTIDLFYEYKVQEKFEVNIALSEISEAQWISLKDINLDDIAFDSQKRFFEQYVKNL encoded by the coding sequence ATGAAAATATTGAAATATTGCCCCAACTGTGGCAAAGAGTCTCTACATTGGGATGGTGAAAAAAAATGGAGCTGCCCACTTTGCAGTTTCACTTTATATAATAATGTTGCCGGTGCTGTAGCAGTAGTTATAAGACATCATGATGAGGTCTACCTTACCAGAAGAAATCAGGACCCTAAAAAGGGAAAACTGGACCTGGCCGGTGGTTTTGTTGATCCCAGAGAAAGCGCAGAAGAAACCTGTAAAAGAGAACTTTTTGAAGAACTGCAGCTCAATATCGATATTTCAAATTTACAGTATATTACAAGCCTCCCTAATATCTATCAATATAAAGAAATTGATTATAATACGATCGATTTATTTTATGAATACAAGGTACAGGAAAAATTCGAAGTTAATATTGCACTGTCCGAGATCTCAGAAGCCCAGTGGATATCATTGAAAGACATTAATCTGGATGATATTGCATTTGATTCTCAAAAGAGATTTTTTGAACAGTATGTAAAGAATTTATAA
- a CDS encoding TonB-dependent receptor: MGFAQNQNPDSLKIKEIEAVNFTKRLPVAKEIINVQKDLDSRNLGQDLPILLKNQTSVISTSDAGNGVGYTGFRIRGVAGRGINVMMNGVPFNDSESQGTFFVNVPDLTSSASQIVIQRGVGTSNNGVSAFGASINVISKDPEDKFYVKTDDSYGSFSTYKYSAEVGSGKFWNNRLSLMGRYTHISSDGYIDRASSRLDSYNFTALFEEGKTRIRLMAFGGKEKTYQAWNGIDRKTWETDPKFNYSGAIYGTDGNITSFYNNETDNYRQNHYQLLWEQGFNDHWNLETTLHYTKGKGYYENYKQGDPFSRYNLPDILDGGQLIKDSDFIRKKWLNNDFYGIVSTLYGKYENLDLNFGAVANQYYGRHYGNVTGVFYPIDEHEYYRGRSVKNEVAGFAKALYRVNDFEFFGDLQLRNIDYDTKIILAGDGEGANIKKNWLFFNPKAGINYRIGNGKIFLSYAHAQREPNRDDLIADNNVKAEKLHDFEAGFEKQVGIVSLTANLYYMYYVNQLVLNGELNNVGAFIRTNSGESYRRGVEIGAVAKVSKQWEISGNVSLSQNRNQDFKIEGKTVVKELGNTQISFSPDVIANLGLKFNPNKNFQFSLMNQYVGKQYLDNTEDQNLQLKDYLLTDFNAQYQFKILNNDIALKLLVNNIFNKKYVNNGAVYGSDPYYFSQAGTNFMFGISWKIQ; encoded by the coding sequence TTGGGTTTTGCGCAAAACCAAAATCCAGACTCCTTAAAAATTAAGGAAATTGAGGCTGTCAACTTTACCAAAAGACTTCCCGTTGCCAAGGAAATAATTAATGTTCAGAAAGATCTCGATAGTAGAAATCTAGGACAGGATTTACCAATACTTTTAAAAAATCAGACCTCTGTAATTTCAACTTCAGATGCTGGAAATGGAGTTGGGTATACAGGTTTCCGGATTCGCGGTGTTGCTGGTAGAGGAATTAATGTGATGATGAATGGGGTGCCTTTCAATGATTCTGAGAGTCAGGGGACTTTTTTTGTGAATGTTCCGGATCTGACAAGTTCAGCATCGCAGATTGTGATTCAGAGGGGAGTTGGGACGTCCAATAACGGAGTTTCTGCTTTTGGAGCTAGTATCAATGTTATTTCCAAAGATCCGGAAGATAAATTTTATGTAAAAACAGATGATAGTTATGGGTCATTCAGTACTTATAAATATTCTGCTGAGGTAGGTTCCGGAAAATTCTGGAACAATCGTCTCTCTTTAATGGGAAGGTATACCCATATTAGTTCTGACGGATATATTGACAGAGCTTCTTCGAGATTAGATTCCTATAATTTTACGGCTTTATTTGAAGAAGGGAAAACGAGAATCCGTTTAATGGCTTTCGGAGGAAAGGAGAAAACATATCAGGCCTGGAATGGGATAGACCGAAAGACCTGGGAAACTGATCCTAAATTCAACTACTCGGGTGCTATCTATGGGACTGATGGAAATATTACAAGTTTTTATAATAATGAAACTGATAATTACAGGCAAAACCATTATCAGTTATTATGGGAACAAGGGTTTAATGATCATTGGAATTTAGAAACGACTTTGCATTATACCAAAGGAAAAGGGTATTACGAAAATTATAAGCAAGGTGATCCTTTTTCAAGGTACAATTTGCCGGATATTTTAGATGGCGGACAGTTGATCAAAGACTCGGATTTTATCAGAAAGAAATGGTTGAACAATGATTTCTATGGAATTGTTTCAACATTATATGGAAAATATGAAAACCTTGACCTTAACTTTGGCGCAGTAGCCAATCAATATTATGGAAGACATTATGGAAATGTAACTGGTGTTTTTTATCCTATTGATGAACATGAATATTATAGGGGACGATCTGTAAAGAATGAAGTGGCAGGATTTGCTAAGGCATTGTACAGAGTAAATGATTTTGAGTTCTTTGGTGACTTGCAATTGAGAAACATAGATTATGATACGAAGATCATATTGGCAGGTGATGGTGAAGGAGCTAATATCAAGAAGAACTGGTTGTTCTTTAATCCTAAAGCCGGTATTAACTATAGAATCGGAAACGGGAAAATATTCTTATCCTATGCCCATGCTCAACGTGAGCCTAATAGAGATGACCTTATTGCGGATAATAATGTGAAGGCAGAAAAGCTTCATGATTTTGAAGCCGGATTTGAGAAACAGGTTGGAATAGTTTCTTTAACCGCTAATCTGTACTATATGTATTATGTAAATCAGTTGGTTTTAAATGGAGAGCTCAACAATGTAGGAGCGTTTATCAGAACAAATTCCGGTGAAAGTTACAGAAGAGGGGTTGAAATCGGAGCTGTGGCCAAGGTTTCAAAACAATGGGAGATTTCAGGGAATGTTAGTTTAAGTCAAAACAGAAATCAGGATTTCAAAATAGAGGGCAAAACAGTGGTTAAAGAGCTTGGGAATACGCAAATTTCATTCTCTCCGGATGTTATTGCTAATTTAGGTTTGAAGTTTAATCCTAATAAAAATTTCCAGTTTTCTTTGATGAATCAATATGTAGGAAAACAGTACCTGGATAATACTGAAGATCAGAATTTACAGCTAAAAGATTATCTTCTTACTGACTTTAATGCACAGTATCAATTTAAGATTTTAAACAATGATATTGCTTTAAAGTTGTTGGTGAACAATATTTTCAATAAAAAATATGTAAACAATGGTGCTGTTTATGGAAGTGATCCTTATTATTTTTCACAAGCAGGAACGAATTTTATGTTTGGAATAAGTTGGAAAATTCAATAA
- a CDS encoding heme-binding domain-containing protein — protein MKMVKKIIFWSLVVFALIQFIPIDRTNKPIDHKVNFVEAKKTPEKITKLIKGACYDCHSNETVYPKYSYIAPISWSIKSHVNEGREHLNFSIWQTYNSDLKESMLNSIVPTLQSKTMPMPGYIVYHKEANLSEAERKLLINYFEEMLTSKSY, from the coding sequence ATGAAGATGGTAAAGAAGATCATATTCTGGAGTTTAGTTGTTTTTGCACTTATCCAGTTTATTCCTATTGATAGGACCAATAAGCCCATTGATCATAAAGTGAATTTTGTGGAAGCTAAAAAGACTCCTGAAAAGATCACGAAGCTGATAAAAGGTGCCTGTTATGACTGTCATTCAAATGAAACGGTCTATCCCAAATATTCCTATATTGCGCCGATATCATGGTCAATAAAAAGTCATGTCAATGAGGGGCGTGAGCATCTTAATTTCTCCATCTGGCAAACCTATAATTCGGATCTGAAAGAAAGTATGCTTAATAGTATTGTTCCAACCCTTCAAAGTAAAACAATGCCGATGCCAGGATATATAGTGTATCACAAGGAGGCTAATTTATCAGAAGCTGAACGGAAGCTACTCATCAATTATTTTGAGGAAATGCTGACATCCAAATCCTATTAA
- a CDS encoding enoyl-CoA hydratase-related protein, with protein sequence MSYENILLKKEDKLAIITINRPESLNALNAKTIAEISSALDELDLDSSCRVVILTGSGEKSFVAGADIKEFSDFGQERAEELAKNGQNSLFNKIENLSKPVIAAVNGFALGGGLELAMACHIRYASENARLGLPEVTLGLIPGYGGTQRLPKLVGKGLANEMIFSAKMIPAQRAKEIGLVNEVYPIEDLLTKTKELANVIAFNSPMAISKAIHAVNLSDTDKGFETEIKYFGELFELADKQEGVAAFLEKRKPNF encoded by the coding sequence ATGAGTTACGAGAATATATTATTAAAAAAAGAAGATAAATTAGCTATTATTACAATAAACAGACCTGAAAGTCTGAATGCACTAAATGCTAAAACCATTGCGGAAATAAGTTCAGCTTTAGACGAATTAGATTTAGACAGCTCTTGTAGAGTTGTTATTCTTACAGGAAGTGGTGAGAAATCCTTCGTTGCCGGAGCCGATATTAAAGAGTTTAGTGATTTCGGACAGGAAAGAGCAGAAGAACTTGCAAAAAATGGTCAGAATTCTCTTTTTAATAAGATAGAAAACCTTTCTAAGCCTGTAATTGCAGCTGTAAATGGCTTTGCTTTAGGAGGAGGTTTAGAACTTGCTATGGCGTGCCATATCAGATATGCATCGGAAAATGCTAGGCTAGGACTTCCGGAAGTAACATTGGGATTGATCCCTGGTTACGGAGGTACGCAGAGACTTCCCAAGCTTGTCGGAAAAGGCCTTGCCAATGAAATGATCTTCTCTGCCAAAATGATCCCTGCCCAGAGAGCTAAGGAAATCGGATTGGTCAATGAAGTATACCCTATTGAAGATTTATTAACCAAAACAAAAGAATTAGCAAACGTTATTGCCTTTAATTCACCAATGGCAATATCTAAGGCAATTCATGCTGTAAATCTGTCAGATACAGATAAAGGCTTTGAAACCGAAATTAAATATTTTGGCGAGCTTTTTGAACTAGCTGACAAACAAGAAGGAGTTGCCGCTTTCCTTGAAAAAAGAAAGCCTAACTTCTAA
- a CDS encoding deoxycytidylate deaminase, giving the protein MNKFDKAYLKMAQEWAKLSYCERKQVGALIVKDRMIISDGYNGTPSGFENCCEDADGKTHWYVLHAEANAILKLAASTQSAKGATLYLTLSPCKECSKLILQAGITRLVYINEYSDDDGISFLRNHNIEIEQISDCELKNNTNDLG; this is encoded by the coding sequence ATGAATAAGTTTGATAAAGCTTATCTAAAAATGGCTCAGGAATGGGCGAAACTTTCCTACTGTGAGAGAAAACAAGTAGGAGCTCTTATCGTAAAAGATAGGATGATTATTTCAGATGGTTACAATGGAACTCCTTCGGGATTTGAAAATTGTTGCGAAGATGCAGACGGAAAAACACACTGGTATGTATTGCATGCAGAAGCTAATGCCATATTAAAATTAGCTGCTTCTACACAATCTGCCAAAGGAGCAACGTTATATCTAACGCTCTCTCCCTGCAAAGAATGCAGTAAATTAATTTTACAGGCAGGAATTACAAGACTGGTGTATATCAATGAATATTCGGACGACGACGGGATATCGTTCCTGAGAAACCATAATATTGAAATAGAACAAATTTCTGATTGTGAACTAAAAAATAACACAAATGACTTGGGATGA
- the xerD gene encoding site-specific tyrosine recombinase XerD translates to MTWDEKIKDFEIFLRFERNFSENTLDAYVRDIKKLKEYAEEDLENIAPDVIGYENLQEYIFNLSKQKFSERSQARWISSIKAFFKFLLEDEAREDNPAALLEGPKLGLYLPDTLSLVDINKIIGAIEVSSDLGRRNQCIVEVLYGCGLRVSELIDLKISNINFKENYIKVTGKGNKTRFVPLADYTAELLGNYIKEVRSKNKINKKYEDSLFLNSRGTSMSRVIVFLIIKELTDKAGVSKKISPHTFRHSFATHLLQNGADLRYIQEMLGHSSITTTEIYTHLKTEELRDVILNYHPRNINLA, encoded by the coding sequence ATGACTTGGGATGAAAAAATTAAGGATTTTGAGATCTTTCTTCGCTTCGAAAGAAATTTTTCAGAAAACACTCTAGACGCTTACGTTAGAGACATTAAAAAATTAAAAGAATACGCTGAAGAAGACCTTGAAAACATTGCACCCGATGTAATCGGATACGAGAATTTACAGGAGTATATCTTCAACCTTTCAAAACAGAAATTCAGTGAGCGATCACAGGCGAGATGGATCTCTTCCATTAAAGCTTTCTTTAAATTTTTGCTTGAAGATGAAGCCCGTGAAGACAATCCGGCGGCATTACTTGAAGGTCCAAAATTAGGATTATACTTACCTGACACATTAAGCCTGGTAGACATCAACAAGATCATCGGAGCTATAGAAGTCTCTTCAGATCTTGGAAGAAGAAACCAATGTATTGTGGAAGTATTATACGGCTGTGGACTTCGGGTTTCTGAACTTATTGATCTGAAAATTTCAAACATTAATTTCAAAGAAAATTACATTAAGGTTACTGGAAAGGGAAATAAAACCCGTTTCGTTCCCTTAGCTGATTACACGGCAGAATTACTAGGGAATTACATAAAGGAGGTCCGTTCAAAAAACAAAATCAATAAAAAATATGAAGATTCATTATTTCTTAACAGCAGGGGAACCTCAATGTCGAGAGTAATTGTATTTCTTATTATTAAAGAACTTACTGACAAGGCAGGTGTAAGCAAAAAAATCTCTCCACACACATTCAGACATTCTTTTGCTACCCATTTATTACAAAATGGAGCAGACCTAAGATACATACAGGAAATGCTTGGTCATTCAAGTATTACAACCACAGAAATATACACACACTTAAAAACGGAAGAATTACGGGATGTAATTTTAAATTACCATCCGAGAAATATTAATCTTGCTTAA
- a CDS encoding Ig-like domain-containing protein: MKRLLLLFIIGFLVQSCARVGSPVGGPKDTLAPKFLSSNIDTTRVNVRRDIKQLRIDFDEYVTLKDVSKNLIISPPIKKIKRILPSNIANKYLVIQWEDTLQANTTYNFNFGNSIVDNNEANVLRYFNFAFSTGDKLDDLYVSGDVRDAVSIKKETTADNKLVVGLYKVQDTMNYKQKPYYITKVDDDGYYELNYLSPGKYKIIAFEDENGNSMYDPGKEKVGFQKDPVVVEKSISGLNLKIYPSKKPLKYMEMKETQGGITMTFEGHPNDVKVLSINDKLQDIKVTHRPKSDSVKIWFDAVKNNVGQNVTENLKFSYDADNKKDTVSVFYKYNAKNAMSLDNNEGALLPPKTDFRITSNYIIDKINTDKWVLKSDSLTTQNFTAKISETNPYQILVQSDFIEGKKYQLVVPKTTVLSFYDKNPISKRFDFETDKMENYGSLTFKLQNAPASNYWFQLLDTSEKVIYQKYTQGDRVKFDILKPGEYIVRILVDNNDNKYWDEADFQHDVFAEDSYVFYKVGVVRPLWDSNEEWDLKDTRVLDTKTLNIPKPENKKVPEKDDRTLKSNNTALQPLR, translated from the coding sequence ATGAAAAGACTTCTTTTACTATTCATTATCGGTTTTCTTGTACAGTCTTGTGCAAGGGTAGGTTCTCCGGTCGGTGGGCCTAAAGATACGCTGGCTCCAAAGTTTTTAAGCTCAAATATAGATACGACCAGAGTAAACGTCCGAAGAGATATCAAACAGCTCCGTATTGATTTTGATGAATATGTAACTTTAAAAGACGTTAGTAAGAATTTAATTATTTCTCCTCCTATTAAGAAGATCAAACGAATCTTACCGTCTAATATTGCCAACAAATACCTTGTTATCCAGTGGGAGGATACTTTACAGGCAAATACTACCTATAACTTCAATTTCGGTAATTCAATTGTAGATAATAACGAGGCTAATGTTTTAAGGTATTTCAATTTTGCATTTTCAACAGGAGATAAGTTAGACGATCTGTATGTAAGTGGAGATGTAAGAGATGCTGTATCGATAAAAAAAGAAACAACAGCCGATAATAAGTTGGTAGTAGGATTGTATAAGGTTCAGGATACCATGAATTATAAACAAAAGCCTTATTATATTACTAAGGTTGACGATGATGGTTATTACGAGCTTAATTATTTATCCCCGGGGAAATACAAGATTATAGCTTTTGAAGATGAGAATGGAAACTCTATGTATGATCCGGGGAAAGAAAAAGTAGGTTTCCAAAAAGATCCTGTAGTCGTTGAAAAATCGATATCAGGGTTGAATTTAAAAATTTATCCTTCTAAAAAACCTTTGAAATATATGGAAATGAAGGAAACGCAGGGAGGAATTACGATGACATTTGAGGGGCATCCGAATGATGTGAAAGTCCTTTCCATTAATGACAAGTTGCAGGATATAAAAGTAACACACCGTCCGAAATCAGATTCTGTAAAGATATGGTTTGATGCAGTGAAAAATAATGTGGGACAAAATGTAACTGAGAATTTGAAATTCAGTTATGATGCTGACAATAAAAAAGATACGGTGTCTGTATTTTATAAATATAATGCAAAGAATGCAATGAGTCTCGATAATAATGAGGGGGCATTGCTACCTCCAAAGACTGATTTCAGAATTACATCCAACTACATCATTGATAAGATTAATACCGATAAATGGGTCCTGAAAAGTGATAGCTTAACCACTCAGAATTTTACTGCAAAAATATCCGAAACGAACCCCTATCAGATTCTGGTACAGTCAGATTTTATTGAAGGTAAGAAATATCAGTTGGTAGTCCCAAAAACGACGGTATTATCATTCTATGACAAGAATCCCATCTCCAAACGTTTTGATTTTGAAACAGACAAAATGGAGAATTACGGTAGCCTGACATTTAAACTTCAGAATGCGCCTGCTTCAAATTACTGGTTTCAGTTGCTGGATACTTCAGAAAAAGTGATTTATCAGAAATACACACAAGGTGATCGGGTTAAGTTTGATATTTTAAAGCCAGGTGAATATATTGTTAGGATTTTAGTGGATAATAATGATAATAAATATTGGGATGAAGCTGATTTCCAGCATGATGTTTTTGCGGAAGACTCCTATGTTTTCTATAAAGTTGGGGTAGTAAGACCTCTATGGGATAGTAATGAAGAGTGGGACCTGAAGGATACAAGAGTACTGGATACTAAAACATTGAATATTCCAAAACCGGAAAATAAAAAAGTTCCGGAGAAAGACGACCGTACGCTTAAATCCAACAATACGGCATTACAGCCTTTGAGATAG
- a CDS encoding GxxExxY protein: MKADVSENEISRIVYESGYLVHKSLGPGLLESAYEECIFYELKKHGLFIEKQKPMPLIYDEIKLDVGYRLDFLIENKFVLEIKSVESLHDIHLAQILTYLRLSNCKLGMLMNFNSLHFKNGVKRVINGTL; the protein is encoded by the coding sequence ATGAAAGCAGATGTTTCAGAGAATGAAATATCTAGAATCGTATATGAGTCTGGGTATTTAGTTCATAAAAGCTTAGGTCCAGGACTGTTGGAAAGTGCTTACGAAGAGTGCATATTTTATGAGCTTAAGAAGCATGGACTATTTATTGAAAAGCAAAAACCAATGCCTTTGATTTATGATGAAATAAAGCTAGACGTCGGATATAGACTGGATTTTTTAATTGAAAATAAATTTGTTCTAGAAATAAAATCAGTGGAGTCACTACATGATATTCATCTGGCACAGATCCTTACTTATCTTCGATTAAGTAATTGTAAGTTAGGAATGCTGATGAATTTCAATAGTCTACATTTTAAAAATGGAGTTAAAAGAGTAATTAACGGAACATTATAA